The following nucleotide sequence is from bacterium.
AGGTCGACATCCGGCCTGGGAAGACGCTCCAGGAACTGGCGCGCGTAGGTCGAGAGCGACGCGACATAGCGCCGCTGCCCTTCGGCATAGAGGGTATCGAAGGCCAGGCTCGATTTTCCCGAGCCCGAAACGCCGCTCACCACCGTGAGGCTGTAGAGGGGAATCGTGCACGAGGCGTTCCGGAGGTTGTGGGTCCGGGCATTCTCGATACGAATCGCGGGTACGTCCATGACGATCAGCGCGCAGGAAACAAGCTGCGGAGCTTCATTGCGACGCCGAGATTCCCCTCGACCTCGAGACGCCCCTGCATGTGCAACACATCCGGGCTGGTGGTGCCGGACAACATCGAATAGAAATCTCCCGCATCGACCTGCAGAAGGACATCCGGGTCTGCAACGGTTCCCGAGCCGATCTCCGCCCGGCCCGGTTCGAACCGAAGGACAAGGGAACCACCCCCCGTCCCACGGAGATCGAGTAGCGCGACGGCGGTCAGATCACCGGATGCATTCGGATCGAAGTGCACCCTCAACCATTCGGCCAACTCGTCGAGGCAACGGGGATTCGCAGCGGGCACGCGCGGAGGGTACCCCACGTCGGGGAAGTCCACGCCAGGAGTCAGGCGCCCGTCGAGAGCTCGTCGTAGATCATCGTGACGCTCAGGTACTCGCCGGTCTCACTCTGAGCCATGTGGAGGACATTTACCTCGGCAGAGGCGAGGAATTTGTTGATGTCCTCCTCGACCTCTTTTACGAGCCCTCGTACCACGAGACAACGTATCGCCATGCCAGAAGTCCTCAGTCTTCGCCCCGCCCAGCTTGGCGGCTTGCCTCCGAAGCGTAGCGATCCTTGCCGAGCTTGCGCGCTTGCGCCTCCACCCGAGCCCAGGTCGCCGCAGGAAGTGTCCGTTCGAGTGCCTCCGCCACCTGCCGCACGAGAAAGGCGTCCCCGGCCTCCACCGCTTCCTCGAGCAAGCGATCGAGCTGTTCCGTGGCACCCGCCTTCACCAGGAAGACGATGGATTCCTGCTGCCGGCCTTCCTCGAGATAGGCTTCCGCCAACGCGAGCGCCTTGGCCCCATCGGTATCACCCTCGACCAGGTGGCGTCGTTTCAACGGATCCGGAATTCGAGTGGCCATCTCAGTACCGCGCAATCTCGGGGTCGACCGTCAAGGACCAGGCCTCGATCCCGCCAACCAGGTTGGTCAAATCACTGAAGCCTGCCCTCGCCAGGATCTCGCAAGCCTGGGCGCTGCGCCCACCATGGTGGCAATGCGCGACGATGGGTCGATCCTTCCAATCCAAGAGCTCGGCGAGCCGATTCTCCAGCTCTCCCAGGGGAATCAAGGTGGCTCCCTCGATACGCGCTGTCTCCCACTCGTCCGGGTTGCGAACGTCCAGCAACAAGAAGCCCTCATCGGCAGCCAGCCTGCGCTTCACATCGGTTGCCGAAATCTCTTTCACCACACTCTCCTCGGTCGCCCCCGGAACGCCGCAGAATCCCTCGTAGTCGATCAACTCCGTCAGCGTCGGATTCGTCCCGCAGATCGGACAATCCGGATCCTTCTTCAGGCGGTACTCCTGAAAACCCATCGCGAGCGCGTCGTAGGTGAGGATGCGCCCGATCAGGGGCTCACCGATGCCCGTGAGCAACTTCAACGTCTCGGTCGCCTGGATCATCGCGATGACCCCGGGCAGGATCCCGAGCACGCCGCCCTCGGCACAAGAGGGCACCGAACCCGGCGGAGGCGGTTCGGGAAACAAGCAGCGGTAGCACGGGCCTCGGCTGGCATCGAAAGTCGAAGCCTGGCCTTCGAAACGAAGAATCGCTCCGTAGACCGTGGGTTTACCCAACAACACGCAGGCATCGCTCGAGAGATAACGGGTGGGGAAATTGTCCGTGCCGTCCACGATCACATCGTAGTCCTGGAACAACTCGAGGGCGTTCTGCGAGGTAACGCGCTCGGTGATCGTATGGACGGTGACGTCCCGGTTCATCGCCTGGATGCGCTCGCGAGCCACCTCCACCTTGAGCCGGCCCACATCGGCTGTGCCGAAGAGCACCTGACGCTGCAGGTTGGAGGGCTCGACCACGTCGAAATCCGCAAGCCCCAGGGTGCCGACGCCTGCGGCCGCAAGGTATTGGGCCAGCGGGCAACCCAGCCCACCTGCGCCGATCAGCAGGACCCGGCTTTCGAGCAGACGCCGCTGCCCCTCCACCCCGAACTCAGGAAGGTTCAGGTGCCGGCGGTAGCGATCGAATTGGTCCGGCCGCAGCAGCGGCTGTGCGTCGGGCATGAGGCAGAGAGAGTAGCGATCGCCGCGGCCCGAGACCCGGGAGCAGGAAGTCCTACCCTGTGAATCGCTGGAAGGGTCCGATCGTCCTAAGGTTGGACCATGCTCTGGCTGGGCAGCGGAACGGACCTTCAGGAGAGCGACATCCAATGCGAAAGACCCAACGAGCCGGCCGGCTGCTGAGCGTGGCGGTGGCCGCAGTGCTCTTCTTCTCGGCAGCTCCCGCCGATGCCGAATGCAAGGGGATGCGCACATTCAGGGGGCGGATCGTGAAGCTCGAGAAGGCTGCCCTCACGGTGCAGAACAAGAAGGACGACAAGGTCACGTTCACGCAAGCCAGGCGCCTGGCGATCGTCGATCGGCGTGACCGCAAAGAGCCGGCAACGAACTGGAAGCAACTCCAGAAGAACATGCTCGTCAGCGTGTGCTGGAAGTTCGACGACGAACCGCCTCGCGCGTACAAGATCATCGTGCAGAACGAGGCGGACTGAGTCACTCGGGACGCTGCGCCCGGCGTATCGCGCATTCGGCAGGATCGGCCCCGATCCCGCCCATCGAGTGGCGGGATCGGGGCCTCGGCTCATCCTGGGAGCGCGAAGACCCGACTAATCGACGTCTTCAGCGACGTCCTCTTTCTCGAAGACCTCGATCGCAAAGGCCCAGCGCGGCGTCGCCATCGCAGAGCGGGGGCCGCAGATTCGGATCCAATCGCCCGTCTTGATCTTGCCCACGGCGTTCTTCGTGCCGGTGACGATCGCCTGGGGGTGAGCGGCGAACGGAATCGGTTCGCCTCCCTGACGGATCGTGATCTCGCGCATCTTCTCCTTCTTCTTCGGCTTCAGGCTCACGACGACCTTGGCGTTCTTCTTGTTCGACTTGACCTGGCCTTCGAAGCTTCGGCCCTCGTACGTCGAGCCATCGGCGCCCTGGCCGGAGCAATCCGCTGCGGTTGCGGCTCCCGCGAACAACCACGCGCCTACGCTCAATGCCACTACCACCCACAACGGGTTCCGGACGATTCGCATCTCGAACACTCCTTTCGCATTTCTTCGAATGATCGGCCGGCCACTTCGGTTCCGACCGTCGGCCCTCGCCTCCGCGAGGAAAACTGCTCTGATCTGACGTTGCAACTCCCCTACCGATTCACGGCGGGAACTCGCATCCCTTTTTTGTTGGCCCCGAGGGGCATCCCGATCTGGGACCGGAAGGTGGGATCCATCCGAGTACCACGTAACCCGGCGACTCTACTGCAAGAGCCCGGCCGGTCAACGATTTCGAGCCACCGCCCGGGGCGGCGGATGGGCTAGGAAACCGGCAGGGGCTCAGGAGTGATTCGGAGACTCCAGGCGACATCGCTGGTCACGGCCTCGGCCGGAATCGTGACGGTCGCGCCGTACGCGGAGGGCTCCCACTGGAGGGGGGCCGTACGCCCCAGCATGCCGACCTCGCTTCCCGCCGCGAGTTCGATGGGCAGCGCGACCTGCCCGGAGCGGGCTACCGAGAGCAGCGTCGCGAAGACCACCCCGTCTTTGCTCGTGAAGCGAATCGCTCTCCCGTCCTCGGTCCGAGACGCGGCGAGCTTCCAGGGCCGCGTCTCGAAGATGGCCTCGCCATGGACGTCGAGCCATGCCCCCAGGCCCTCGAGACGCTCGGATTGTCGATCGGGAATCGTTCCGTCGGCCCTGGGACCCACGCCGATCAGCAGGTTCCCGTTCTTGCTCACCACATCGACCAGCAGATGAACCAGCGCCTCCAGGGAGAGCGTCTCCGAGTCGCCCTCCTCCCGGTTGAAGCTGAAGGAATTCCCGAGCCCGCGCGCCAGCTCCCACTTGCGCTCGCCCGCCGCCGCGGGCGTGTCGTATTCGGGGGTTCGGAAATCGCCGTGAGCAGCGGCAGGAAAGCCGAAGCGTCGATGCCGCCGGGGAAGCAGCGGCCACAGCCGGTCCCCATGATGCAGCAGCGCGGACACGAAGCGGTTGGCGAGTGTCCCCGGCCGCGGCAGAGAGAATTGGGCCCAACGATCATTGGCAACGCCATCGGGAACCGCGGCGTAGTAGGTGGACAGCAGCGCGTCGAGATCCACTGAAGCGGGAAATGCCACATCGTTCCACAGCACCGCCGGGCGGTAGCGCTCCACCAACTCGCGCACTTGCGCCTCCGCGTAGTCCGCGTACTCCGCCGATCGCGGAACCGCCAGCACGCAGTCGCCGAGGGTCCGAATCACCCGGCCTTCGAAGCTCGCGTCGAAGCCGCCGCAGTAGTAGAGGCCCATCTTCATGCCGGCTTCCCGTACTGCCGCGGTCACGCCCCCAACGAGGTCTTTCGTCGTTCCCCAGCCCCGACCGGGTTGGGAGCCTCCTCGGTTCGTCGTCTGTGCACTCGGCCACAACGCGAAACCGTCCATGTGCTTGGCCGTCAGCACGACATAGCGCGCACCGGCTCTCGCGAAGAGTCTCGCCCAGGAATCCGGATCGAAGCCGGCGGCGTGCTCGTCGAAGCGGGCGCCCAGGTCCGCGTAGGAGGCCGCCTCTCCGTAGACTTCACGATGATGACGCCAGGTGGGACTGCCCGGGATCCGCACGCTGTTCACGTACCACTCCGCGTAGGGATTGTGCGCAAAGTAGTGGCGAGGCCCCTTGCTCGCGAAGATCTCCTGGATATCCCCGGAAAGCGGAGCCCAGCCCGGTACCGAATAGGGCCCCCAGTGAACGAACACGCCCAGCTTGGCGTCGTCGTACCAGGCCGGAAGCGGACGCTGGCCCGTCGCGCTCAATCGACCATCGGCCCGGTGACAGACGCGAGGCACCAGCCGATCTCAGTATCGAGCCTGCCCTTCACGTACGGAGGTTCGCCCACCTCTCACCGGTCCCGCCAGATGGGAGTGAAGGCGCTGCTGAAACGCCCAGAGGGGCGGGAGCTACAGGCCATCGAGTTCTTCGTCGACCATGAAGTCGTGGACGAGCACGATGCCACCCGGCCTGAGCGCCGTTCTACTCGACGTCGAGGTCCATGGCGTTTCCCTCGTGATCGGTGTGGAGGGGCGGCGGGGTGCGACCGAGCAGTTCACCCGCACGCGCTGCCATCTTGCCTCGCGCCTTGAAGAGGTGCAGCGGGATCGAAGCCGCAAGGGCCCAGGTCCCGAACAGATGAATCGTGAGGGTTGCATCGAGCCAGCCGCGAGGCAGGTCGAGATCGGCCCAGAGCAACACGCCGCTGGCGGATAGGGCAACCGAGAGCACCACGATCATTGCGAGGTGAACTTTGCGCCACGTCCAGAAGGGATCCGGCGGCCCCAGCCGACGCGCCGCGTCCCGCAGGAGGGGTCGGGCGGCCAGGCTGAGAGCGAATACGGGTGCGGCGAGCAGAGCCCATCCCACCCAGAGGTGGGCTTCCAGGATCTCCCGGCCGTAACCGCCGATGAACCGGCCACGAAGGTCCGGGTCACCGATCATCCAGTCGGTGGCGATCAGGGCGATCACCGCGGCTGCCTGAACGTGGTGAAACCAGCGCCTGACGATTCCGGGATTGGGCATGAGGCCTCCCAGCCTACCGGCAAGCGGTCCGGTTTCCGACGCAAGGGGAGCAGATATTTCTACTCCCGGGATAGGACGAGGGGCATGCTCGGAGGGACAGATCTCTCGTGGGTTGCCTCTCCGAAGAGACTGGCTCGATACCCGAACTAGCGCGCTGCCAAGACGTCCCGATCCAACTCTGCGACGAGCTTCTCCTCTGCGGCCTCGTGTATGGCGAACATCCTGGCGAACGCTCCGAATACCCGACCGGCCTCATCCAGGCAATTCCTCTCGAGCAGCCCTCCGATCTCGCCAAACTTCTTGCGGAAGACGTGATGAGCCGCGGCAAATTCCTCGACGGACCTGCGGGCCTCGGGCCGTAACGCCGCGATCGGGGGATAGTAGAGACGATCCTCTTGCTCGAAGTGGGCTTCGAGCGCCTCGCGCAGCCGACAAAAGGCATCGATCGCAGGCGCACCGAGTCCCTCCTCGAGAGACCGCCGAGTGCTCTCGAACAGGCCGTCGAGCGAGCGATGGGCTGCCACGATGGAGTCGCGCATGGAGGAGCCTCCCTGCTGATCGCCGTTTCCCAACTGCGCCGCACCCCCAATGTTCACCCAGTGGCCCCGGATCCGATATGATCCGGAACATACCCTACGTAGAAATTGGCCATCCAGAAAGCGGCTGAGTGCACGCAAACCGCGATATCGACCTCGAGCAGGCGGAATTCTTCCGCGCCCTGGGACCTGAGCGCCGCGCCAGCGTGGGCCATACGGTCCTCGAAAAGAAGCTCGAGCGCGGGCGCGTCCTCTTTCTGGAGGGGGAACCCGCTGACTACCTCTGGGTGGTGAAGCAGGGCGAGGTCCGCCTCTACAAAGCGTCAGCCAACGGGCGCCTGATGACGCTCGAGATCCTGCGCCCCGGCGAGATGTTTGGCGCCGTATCGGCCCTGGATCAGGATTGCTACACGGCCAGCGCCGAGGTGGTGATCGAAGGAACCGCCTGGATCATCCCTCGCCGTGTCATGCTGAAACTGGTGGCGGAAGTGCCCGCCGCAGCCATCGAGATCCTCGTGGTTGCGTCGCGGCGCCTGCACGATGCCCACGAGCGGCTCCGCTCGGTCGCTCACGATCCGGCCCGAACCCGGCTGGCTCAGGCATTGCTACGCGCCTCGCGAGGGGGCAAAGCAGAAGTCACGCGGCGCGCGCTCGCCGAGGCGGCGGGCACGACGGTGGAGACAGCGATCCGCGTGGTGCGCCGCTTCGAGCAGGAGGGCGTGATTGCGGGCGAGGTCGGGCGCGTGACCATCATCGACGTGGACGCCCTGGAAGAGATCGCGGCCAACGGTCCTACCTGAGCCCGCCTGCGATCCGGAGCGTTCCGCGGCTGGGAGTCAGTGCTTCTCCGCGACGATTCGCCAGTTCAAGTCCGCAATCTTGGCTTTCTCTGCATCCGTCCAGGCCTGGCCACCCGTTTG
It contains:
- a CDS encoding SCP2 sterol-binding domain-containing protein encodes the protein MPAANPRCLDELAEWLRVHFDPNASGDLTAVALLDLRGTGGGSLVLRFEPGRAEIGSGTVADPDVLLQVDAGDFYSMLSGTTSPDVLHMQGRLEVEGNLGVAMKLRSLFPAR
- the moeB gene encoding molybdopterin-synthase adenylyltransferase MoeB, with product MPDAQPLLRPDQFDRYRRHLNLPEFGVEGQRRLLESRVLLIGAGGLGCPLAQYLAAAGVGTLGLADFDVVEPSNLQRQVLFGTADVGRLKVEVARERIQAMNRDVTVHTITERVTSQNALELFQDYDVIVDGTDNFPTRYLSSDACVLLGKPTVYGAILRFEGQASTFDASRGPCYRCLFPEPPPPGSVPSCAEGGVLGILPGVIAMIQATETLKLLTGIGEPLIGRILTYDALAMGFQEYRLKKDPDCPICGTNPTLTELIDYEGFCGVPGATEESVVKEISATDVKRRLAADEGFLLLDVRNPDEWETARIEGATLIPLGELENRLAELLDWKDRPIVAHCHHGGRSAQACEILARAGFSDLTNLVGGIEAWSLTVDPEIARY
- a CDS encoding alpha-L-fucosidase — its product is MPRVCHRADGRLSATGQRPLPAWYDDAKLGVFVHWGPYSVPGWAPLSGDIQEIFASKGPRHYFAHNPYAEWYVNSVRIPGSPTWRHHREVYGEAASYADLGARFDEHAAGFDPDSWARLFARAGARYVVLTAKHMDGFALWPSAQTTNRGGSQPGRGWGTTKDLVGGVTAAVREAGMKMGLYYCGGFDASFEGRVIRTLGDCVLAVPRSAEYADYAEAQVRELVERYRPAVLWNDVAFPASVDLDALLSTYYAAVPDGVANDRWAQFSLPRPGTLANRFVSALLHHGDRLWPLLPRRHRRFGFPAAAHGDFRTPEYDTPAAAGERKWELARGLGNSFSFNREEGDSETLSLEALVHLLVDVVSKNGNLLIGVGPRADGTIPDRQSERLEGLGAWLDVHGEAIFETRPWKLAASRTEDGRAIRFTSKDGVVFATLLSVARSGQVALPIELAAGSEVGMLGRTAPLQWEPSAYGATVTIPAEAVTSDVAWSLRITPEPLPVS
- a CDS encoding cytochrome b/b6 domain-containing protein, coding for MPNPGIVRRWFHHVQAAAVIALIATDWMIGDPDLRGRFIGGYGREILEAHLWVGWALLAAPVFALSLAARPLLRDAARRLGPPDPFWTWRKVHLAMIVVLSVALSASGVLLWADLDLPRGWLDATLTIHLFGTWALAASIPLHLFKARGKMAARAGELLGRTPPPLHTDHEGNAMDLDVE
- a CDS encoding hemerythrin domain-containing protein — translated: MRDSIVAAHRSLDGLFESTRRSLEEGLGAPAIDAFCRLREALEAHFEQEDRLYYPPIAALRPEARRSVEEFAAAHHVFRKKFGEIGGLLERNCLDEAGRVFGAFARMFAIHEAAEEKLVAELDRDVLAAR
- a CDS encoding Crp/Fnr family transcriptional regulator — translated: MHANRDIDLEQAEFFRALGPERRASVGHTVLEKKLERGRVLFLEGEPADYLWVVKQGEVRLYKASANGRLMTLEILRPGEMFGAVSALDQDCYTASAEVVIEGTAWIIPRRVMLKLVAEVPAAAIEILVVASRRLHDAHERLRSVAHDPARTRLAQALLRASRGGKAEVTRRALAEAAGTTVETAIRVVRRFEQEGVIAGEVGRVTIIDVDALEEIAANGPT